A part of Saliniradius amylolyticus genomic DNA contains:
- the rrtA gene encoding rhombosortase: MSLPLKPHQYAGPLFLALLCLLLFAAPDTLYQQLIYDRVLVRSHEWWRLLSANLLHTNINHLLLNLAGVALLWALHGDYYRTGGLLLRFMLCALGCTLGLFWFVENMLWYVGLSGALHGLFAWGAVQDIRYGLKSGWLLLAGLIAKLAYEQWFGASADISRWINAAVATDAHLFGALAGFMIVLAEWCSQKMLRSPQ; encoded by the coding sequence ATGTCATTGCCTCTAAAACCTCATCAATACGCTGGCCCCTTATTCTTGGCTCTGCTTTGTCTGTTGCTGTTTGCTGCACCGGATACCCTTTATCAACAACTGATCTACGATCGAGTGTTAGTTCGAAGCCATGAGTGGTGGCGATTGCTTAGTGCCAACCTACTGCACACTAATATTAACCATTTGCTACTCAACCTAGCGGGAGTGGCTCTGCTTTGGGCACTGCATGGCGATTATTATCGCACCGGCGGGCTTCTGCTGCGGTTTATGCTATGCGCATTAGGCTGCACTTTGGGGCTTTTCTGGTTTGTCGAAAATATGCTGTGGTACGTAGGTCTGTCCGGAGCCTTGCACGGGCTCTTTGCCTGGGGCGCGGTGCAGGACATCCGCTATGGTCTTAAATCAGGCTGGCTGCTGCTCGCTGGTCTCATCGCAAAGCTGGCTTACGAACAGTGGTTTGGCGCCAGCGCCGATATTAGTCGCTGGATAAACGCCGCTGTCGCGACCGATGCGCATCTTTTTGGAGCTTTGGCGGGCTTTATGATCGTGTTAGCAGAATGGTGCTCACAAAAGATGTTACGTAGCCCCCAATAA
- a CDS encoding enoyl-CoA hydratase yields MISIDHKQAVLVLTLKRSEKKNAITLPMYAAMADALEKAKEDESLRAVLIRGEGADFTAGNDISVFAEAGNEHLGDTVRFMHALKNCPLPVVAQVQGRAIGIGTTLLLHCDLVYCADNAQFSLPFVDLALVPEYASSYLLPKLVGHRKAAEWLMLAEPFGAEEAREFGLVNAVISETELEASAWQAALKLAAKPKYALALTKKLMKYEQQAVTAHMNEELDFFLEQVQSPAAKEAFQAFLEKRTPDPKIYQ; encoded by the coding sequence ATGATAAGCATCGATCACAAACAGGCTGTGTTAGTGCTGACCCTAAAACGGTCAGAGAAGAAAAATGCCATTACTCTGCCTATGTATGCGGCGATGGCGGATGCATTGGAAAAAGCCAAAGAAGATGAGAGCTTGCGGGCGGTGTTAATCCGTGGGGAAGGCGCCGACTTTACCGCGGGTAATGATATCTCAGTTTTCGCCGAGGCCGGCAATGAGCACTTAGGCGATACGGTGCGCTTCATGCACGCGTTAAAAAACTGTCCGCTGCCGGTGGTGGCTCAGGTACAGGGCCGGGCGATAGGTATTGGCACCACCTTGCTGCTGCACTGTGACCTGGTCTATTGCGCCGACAATGCCCAGTTCTCTTTGCCTTTTGTTGATCTGGCGTTGGTGCCGGAGTATGCCTCCAGCTACCTGTTGCCTAAGTTGGTGGGCCATCGTAAGGCCGCCGAATGGCTAATGCTGGCTGAACCCTTTGGGGCCGAAGAGGCGCGGGAGTTTGGTCTGGTGAATGCGGTTATCAGCGAAACTGAATTGGAAGCCAGTGCCTGGCAGGCGGCTTTAAAACTGGCAGCGAAGCCAAAGTATGCGCTGGCGTTGACCAAGAAGCTGATGAAGTATGAGCAACAGGCGGTCACCGCGCATATGAACGAGGAGCTGGACTTTTTTCTGGAACAGGTTCAAAGCCCAGCCGCAAAGGAAGCTTTTCAAGCGTTCCTGGAAAAGCGGACCCCGGATCCGAAGATTTATCAATAG
- the ggt gene encoding gamma-glutamyltransferase produces the protein MASEPPREDREPEAATGYIEKQAVVKSKYMVSAANPHASLAGKHILEKGGTALDAAIAVQAMLTLVEPQSSGIGGGAFILYWDNEKKKLYTYDGREKAPAAASADMFLEDGRPMAWRDAIVGGKAVGVPGVLRALELAHSKHGKLPWQDLFYEAAVKAEQGFKVSPRLAKLVALEIHPGVKQFPETKNYFYPDGKPVRPGHLLKNPALASTLNKIAQGGADAFYHGEIANKIAEKVQKASIHPGVLTAEDIAAYEATERNAVCGQYKVYDICGMAPPSSGGIAVLQILKMLEPYELAQYKPNSPEALHLLTQASRLAFADRERYVADSDHTGMPYVGLISSSYLKGRSRLMDKRKDMGTARHGKPYMGNSFAADNAYDLPNTSHVSIVDAQGNAVSMTTTIEMAFGSSLMVEGFLLNNEMTDFSFVPQYGDQFVANRIEPGKRPRSSMAPSMVFREDGELYMVVGSPGGSRIINYVAQTMVGVLDWDLNIQEAINLPKITNRNDYTALEKGTPVEQHKDWFEQRGHKVKVIDLNSGLHGIVLKDGKLIGGADPRREGVAVGL, from the coding sequence ATGGCCAGCGAGCCACCCAGAGAGGATCGTGAGCCCGAGGCGGCCACCGGCTATATAGAAAAGCAGGCAGTGGTTAAATCGAAATATATGGTCAGTGCCGCCAATCCTCATGCCTCACTGGCGGGTAAGCACATTCTTGAAAAGGGCGGTACGGCTCTGGACGCGGCTATTGCGGTTCAGGCCATGCTGACGTTGGTTGAGCCTCAGTCCTCTGGTATCGGGGGCGGCGCCTTTATCCTTTATTGGGATAACGAAAAGAAAAAACTCTACACCTATGATGGACGTGAGAAGGCCCCGGCAGCGGCCTCCGCAGATATGTTTTTAGAAGACGGCAGACCAATGGCCTGGCGAGATGCCATTGTCGGTGGTAAGGCAGTGGGTGTGCCAGGGGTGCTGCGGGCGCTGGAGCTGGCGCACAGCAAACATGGTAAGTTGCCCTGGCAGGATTTGTTTTACGAGGCGGCGGTTAAGGCCGAGCAGGGCTTTAAAGTGTCCCCCCGCCTCGCCAAGCTGGTGGCGTTGGAGATCCACCCTGGAGTGAAGCAGTTTCCGGAGACCAAGAACTATTTCTATCCCGATGGTAAGCCGGTTCGGCCGGGGCACCTCCTCAAAAACCCTGCGCTGGCAAGTACCCTGAACAAGATTGCTCAGGGAGGCGCGGATGCTTTCTATCATGGTGAAATTGCGAACAAAATTGCCGAAAAGGTGCAAAAAGCGTCTATCCATCCCGGAGTTTTAACCGCCGAGGATATCGCCGCTTATGAAGCTACTGAACGCAACGCGGTGTGCGGTCAATATAAGGTGTATGATATTTGCGGTATGGCCCCGCCCTCGTCTGGAGGGATCGCCGTGCTGCAAATATTAAAGATGCTGGAGCCTTATGAGTTGGCTCAATATAAGCCCAACTCTCCTGAGGCCCTGCATCTTCTGACCCAAGCGTCGCGTTTAGCCTTTGCCGACAGAGAACGCTATGTGGCGGACAGCGATCACACCGGTATGCCCTATGTGGGGCTTATCAGCAGTTCTTATCTTAAAGGGCGTTCCCGACTGATGGATAAACGAAAAGATATGGGTACTGCACGCCACGGTAAGCCTTATATGGGTAATAGCTTTGCGGCCGACAACGCTTATGATCTACCCAACACCAGTCACGTTTCGATTGTGGATGCGCAAGGTAATGCTGTGTCGATGACCACCACGATTGAGATGGCTTTTGGCTCTTCGCTGATGGTGGAAGGCTTTTTGCTGAACAACGAAATGACAGACTTTTCCTTTGTGCCTCAATATGGTGATCAATTCGTGGCCAACCGCATTGAGCCGGGCAAGCGTCCACGCAGCTCCATGGCACCCAGCATGGTATTTAGAGAAGATGGGGAACTTTATATGGTTGTGGGGTCGCCCGGTGGCAGCCGAATCATTAATTATGTGGCCCAGACAATGGTGGGGGTGCTGGACTGGGATCTCAATATTCAGGAGGCCATCAATCTACCTAAGATCACTAACCGTAATGACTATACGGCCCTTGAAAAGGGGACGCCGGTTGAACAGCACAAGGATTGGTTTGAACAGCGAGGACACAAGGTTAAGGTGATTGACTTAAACAGCGGTCTGCACGGCATAGTGCTTAAGGATGGCAAGCTGATCGGTGGTGCTGACCCCAGACGTGAAGGGGTGGCTGTGGGCCTGTAG
- a CDS encoding energy-coupling factor ABC transporter permease: protein MWGLTPLQIAAWAALIVFVLLGLRHQSPSELLGDRRSQHLVFGSAACVFFLWLFRTGIYDGLNVHFLWLTALTLALGYRRAIISGILALLGVTLIGYESWPMLGINATLGVIIPISLSYIIYNVVFHKLPRNVFIYIFLCAFVPGALMIALKMTLLGGYYLLEGIHSWPVIQDNYLILIPLLLFPEAMLNGMTMTLMIIYKPSWAYTFYDKFYLFHK, encoded by the coding sequence ATGTGGGGATTAACACCACTTCAGATCGCTGCTTGGGCCGCCTTAATTGTTTTTGTGTTGCTCGGCCTGCGCCACCAGTCGCCCAGTGAATTACTGGGCGATAGGCGCTCACAACACCTGGTATTCGGCTCAGCCGCCTGTGTGTTTTTCCTTTGGCTATTTCGTACCGGCATCTACGACGGCCTGAATGTGCACTTTTTGTGGCTAACTGCACTGACATTAGCCCTAGGCTACCGCCGAGCTATTATAAGTGGGATATTAGCGCTTCTCGGGGTTACTTTGATAGGTTATGAAAGCTGGCCCATGCTGGGTATCAACGCCACCTTAGGGGTAATCATTCCCATCAGCCTGAGCTATATCATCTACAACGTGGTATTTCACAAATTACCGCGTAATGTGTTTATTTATATATTCCTGTGCGCCTTTGTCCCCGGTGCACTGATGATCGCGTTAAAAATGACCCTACTGGGTGGCTACTACCTTTTAGAGGGCATTCACAGCTGGCCGGTGATCCAGGATAACTACCTGATTCTTATTCCTTTACTGTTATTCCCCGAAGCCATGCTCAACGGCATGACGATGACGCTGATGATCATTTATAAGCCCTCTTGGGCCTACACTTTTTACGATAAGTTTTATCTGTTCCATAAATAA
- the xthA gene encoding exodeoxyribonuclease III encodes MKFISFNINGIRARLHQLQALIDKHQPDVIGLQETKVHDDQFPLADVQAMGYQVHYHGQKGHYGVALLSKQEASDVRCGFPGDSEEAQRRMIMATYKDENGQPVRVLNGYFPQGENQEHETKFPAKRRFYADLNNYLREYHRNDEQLIVMGDLNISHQDRDIGIGEQNRKRWLRTGKCSFLPEEREWLNNLLSWGLKDSFRSLNPDVDDQFSWFDYRSKGFNDNRGLRIDLILATTPLHDKLADAGIDYELRGIEKPSDHAPIWADYS; translated from the coding sequence ATGAAGTTTATTTCCTTTAACATCAATGGCATCCGCGCTCGACTACACCAGCTCCAGGCGCTGATAGACAAACATCAACCGGACGTGATCGGCTTACAGGAAACCAAGGTGCATGACGACCAATTCCCCCTTGCCGATGTACAGGCCATGGGGTATCAGGTGCATTATCATGGTCAGAAAGGCCACTACGGTGTGGCCTTGCTCAGCAAGCAAGAAGCGAGTGATGTTCGTTGTGGCTTTCCCGGTGATAGTGAAGAAGCACAACGACGGATGATTATGGCCACTTATAAAGACGAAAATGGACAACCGGTCCGCGTGCTGAACGGTTACTTCCCTCAGGGTGAAAATCAGGAACATGAAACCAAATTTCCCGCTAAGCGTCGTTTCTACGCCGACTTGAATAACTATCTGCGCGAGTATCACCGTAACGACGAGCAGTTGATCGTGATGGGCGATTTGAATATTTCTCATCAGGATCGGGACATTGGTATCGGTGAGCAGAATCGTAAACGCTGGCTACGGACCGGCAAATGCAGCTTTCTTCCGGAAGAGCGAGAGTGGCTGAACAACCTGTTAAGCTGGGGGCTGAAAGACAGCTTCCGCAGCCTGAACCCAGACGTCGACGATCAGTTCAGCTGGTTTGACTATCGCTCAAAGGGCTTTAACGACAACCGCGGGCTGCGCATCGACCTGATCCTGGCGACCACGCCTCTGCACGACAAACTCGCCGACGCCGGCATTGATTACGAGCTAAGGGGCATTGAAAAGCCATCTGACCACGCGCCGATCTGGGCTGATTATTCTTAA
- a CDS encoding flagellin has protein sequence MPLFVNTNVSSLNAQRQLMSSGNGLDQAFERLSSGFRINSASDDAAGLQITDRLQSQIMGLNQGNRNANDGISLAQTAEGAMNEMTSMFQRVRTLASQAANGSNTDEDRIAIQEEIRALMDEVNRIASDTTFGGQNLLDGSYSASFQVGADAVQTIGFSMKEVGNTANGANSLTANGGFTLSGIAGIASAVSGNALTDVIGANGVSAFSALDTTLALADLAFSAANLAATTISVSSQVNAQLTLASMDSLIAVVDKKRAELGAVQNRFQSTINNQANISENLSEAKSRIKDADFAEETAKLTKNQILQQASQTILAQANQRPQAALSLLQG, from the coding sequence ATGCCATTATTTGTAAACACTAATGTTAGCTCATTAAATGCCCAGCGCCAACTGATGAGTTCGGGCAACGGTCTGGACCAGGCGTTTGAGCGTTTGTCATCGGGCTTCAGAATTAACAGTGCGTCGGATGACGCGGCGGGTCTTCAGATTACCGACCGTCTGCAATCGCAGATTATGGGTCTGAACCAGGGCAACCGAAATGCCAACGACGGCATCTCTTTGGCGCAGACAGCCGAAGGTGCCATGAACGAAATGACCAGCATGTTCCAGCGTGTTCGTACATTGGCCTCCCAGGCAGCGAACGGCTCGAACACGGATGAAGACCGGATTGCGATCCAGGAAGAGATTCGGGCATTGATGGATGAAGTCAATCGAATCGCGTCGGATACGACCTTTGGTGGTCAGAACCTGTTGGACGGCAGTTACTCAGCGAGTTTCCAGGTTGGTGCAGATGCGGTGCAAACCATTGGCTTTAGCATGAAAGAAGTGGGAAATACCGCCAATGGTGCGAACAGTTTAACGGCCAATGGAGGTTTTACCCTGTCAGGTATAGCGGGTATAGCCAGTGCGGTGTCGGGCAATGCGCTAACGGATGTCATTGGTGCGAATGGCGTGTCGGCCTTTTCGGCACTGGATACGACGCTGGCGTTAGCGGATTTGGCGTTCAGTGCAGCGAATCTTGCCGCGACCACGATATCGGTATCCTCCCAGGTCAATGCGCAGTTAACCCTGGCGAGTATGGACTCATTGATTGCAGTGGTGGATAAGAAGCGTGCTGAGTTGGGTGCGGTTCAGAACCGTTTCCAGTCCACGATTAATAACCAGGCCAATATTTCAGAGAACCTGAGTGAAGCGAAGTCGCGAATCAAAGATGCGGACTTTGCGGAAGAAACCGCGAAGCTGACTAAGAATCAGATACTGCAACAGGCTTCACAGACCATTTTAGCGCAAGCCAATCAGCGCCCTCAGGCAGCACTGAGTCTGCTTCAAGGGTAA
- a CDS encoding flagellin has translation MALYVNTNVSSLNAQRQLMTSGNNLDQAFERLSSGFRINSAADDAAGLQISDRLESQIQGLNQGNRNANDGISLAQTAEGAMNEVTNMFQRVRTLASQAANGSNTDEDRLAIQEEIRSLMTEVNRIASDTTFGGQNLLDGSYEASFQVGADAVQTIGFSMKEVGNTANGANSLTANGGFTLSGIGGIASAVTGNALTDVVGANGVSAFSALDTTLALADIAFSAASLAATTISVSSQVNAQLTLASMDSLIAVVDKKRAELGAVQNRFQSTINNQANISENLSAAKSRIKDADFAAETAKLTQNQILQQASQTILAQANQRPQAALSLLG, from the coding sequence ATGGCCTTATATGTAAATACAAATGTCAGCTCGTTGAATGCTCAGCGTCAGCTGATGACTTCAGGCAATAATCTGGACCAGGCGTTTGAACGCTTGTCATCAGGCTTCCGTATTAACAGCGCAGCTGATGATGCGGCTGGTCTTCAAATTTCAGATCGTCTGGAGTCTCAGATTCAAGGTCTGAACCAAGGCAACCGGAATGCTAATGATGGTATTTCCTTGGCTCAAACCGCCGAAGGTGCGATGAACGAAGTCACTAACATGTTTCAGCGTGTGCGTACTCTGGCTTCTCAAGCTGCCAACGGTTCAAACACCGATGAAGATCGCTTAGCGATCCAGGAAGAAATTCGTTCATTGATGACAGAGGTGAACCGTATAGCATCAGATACCACTTTTGGTGGTCAGAATCTGCTGGATGGTAGCTATGAAGCGAGCTTCCAGGTTGGTGCAGACGCGGTCCAAACCATCGGCTTCAGCATGAAAGAAGTGGGAAATACCGCGAATGGTGCAAACAGCCTGACGGCTAACGGCGGCTTTACCCTGTCGGGTATTGGCGGTATTGCCAGTGCCGTTACCGGTAACGCTTTGACGGACGTTGTTGGTGCCAATGGTGTTTCAGCCTTCTCGGCATTAGACACCACGTTGGCCTTGGCTGATATTGCCTTTAGTGCCGCTAGCCTTGCTGCGACTACAATTTCTGTTTCCTCACAGGTTAATGCTCAGTTAACACTTGCGAGTATGGATTCATTGATTGCGGTGGTGGATAAGAAGCGTGCTGAGTTGGGTGCGGTTCAGAACCGTTTCCAGTCTACGATTAATAACCAGGCCAACATTTCTGAGAACTTGTCGGCAGCGAAATCTCGTATCAAAGATGCAGACTTTGCCGCTGAAACAGCGAAGCTGACGCAGAATCAGATTCTGCAGCAGGCTTCTCAGACTATTTTGGCTCAGGCCAACCAGCGTCCTCAAGCTGCATTGAGTCTGTTGGGATAA
- a CDS encoding flagellin codes for MPLYVNTNVSSLNAQRQLMKSGNSLDQAFERLSSGFRINSASDDAAGLQISNRLEGQVNGLNQGNRNANDGISLAQTAEGAMEEITNSFQRVRTLASQAANGSNTDEDRLAIQEEIRSLMEEVNRIAQDTTFGGQNLLDGSYEASFQVGADAVQTIGFSMKDVGNTANGANSLTANGGFTLSGIADIASAVTGNALTDVVGANGVSAFSALDTTMALADIAFSAASLAATTISVSTQVNAQLTLASMDSLIAVVDKKRAELGAVQNRFQSTINNQANISENLSAAKSRIKDADFAAETAKLTQNQILQQASQSILAQANQRPQLALSLLG; via the coding sequence ATGCCATTGTATGTAAACACCAATGTCAGCTCGTTGAATGCTCAGCGTCAGTTGATGAAATCTGGTAATTCGCTTGATCAGGCATTTGAGCGCCTGTCATCAGGTTTTCGTATTAACAGTGCATCAGACGATGCGGCTGGTCTTCAAATTTCAAACCGTTTAGAAGGCCAAGTAAATGGACTAAACCAAGGTAACCGTAACGCGAATGACGGTATTTCTTTGGCTCAGACAGCTGAAGGGGCAATGGAAGAGATTACAAACTCTTTCCAGCGTGTGCGTACCCTGGCCTCTCAGGCGGCCAATGGTTCAAATACTGATGAAGACCGCTTAGCGATACAGGAAGAAATTCGCTCACTCATGGAAGAAGTTAACCGTATTGCTCAAGATACGACGTTCGGTGGTCAAAATCTGCTGGATGGTAGCTACGAAGCGAGCTTCCAGGTTGGTGCAGACGCGGTCCAAACCATCGGCTTTAGCATGAAAGATGTCGGTAATACAGCCAATGGTGCAAACAGCCTGACGGCCAACGGCGGCTTTACCTTGTCGGGTATTGCGGATATAGCCAGTGCCGTTACCGGTAACGCTTTGACAGACGTGGTCGGTGCCAATGGTGTCTCAGCTTTCTCGGCGTTAGACACCACGATGGCCTTGGCTGATATTGCCTTTAGTGCAGCCAGTCTCGCCGCAACCACCATTTCTGTGTCTACTCAGGTTAATGCTCAGTTAACACTTGCGAGTATGGATTCATTGATTGCGGTGGTGGATAAGAAGCGTGCTGAGTTGGGTGCGGTTCAGAACCGTTTCCAGTCTACGATTAATAACCAGGCCAACATTTCTGAGAACTTGTCGGCAGCGAAATCTCGTATCAAAGATGCAGACTTTGCCGCTGAAACAGCGAAGCTGACGCAGAATCAGATTCTGCAGCAGGCTTCTCAAAGTATCTTGGCTCAGGCAAATCAGCGCCCTCAGTTGGCACTGAGTCTACTTGGCTAA
- a CDS encoding flagellar protein FlaG, giving the protein MSVSNIPDFVSYSPKIGEGAYSGDGAEKRTVLEVSQGTQETASKSQRRDSEPVPSEQSASSSSDDKESVIEQLTSLNEQFPLKSTSLVFEFDDANDPPVVKVVDKDSGEVIREIPPKELREIAQALSEIADNLNRGSGILFDEKS; this is encoded by the coding sequence ATGTCAGTCAGCAATATTCCGGATTTTGTCAGCTATTCACCTAAGATTGGAGAGGGAGCGTATTCAGGTGATGGAGCAGAAAAGCGAACAGTACTTGAGGTGTCCCAAGGTACGCAAGAGACGGCCAGTAAATCTCAGCGCCGCGATAGCGAACCCGTGCCTTCAGAGCAGTCAGCGTCGTCGTCCTCAGATGATAAAGAGTCTGTTATTGAACAATTAACTTCGTTGAATGAGCAATTCCCGCTCAAATCCACCAGTCTCGTATTTGAATTCGATGACGCCAACGACCCGCCCGTGGTCAAGGTTGTTGATAAAGATAGCGGTGAGGTGATAAGAGAAATACCGCCAAAAGAATTGAGAGAAATTGCTCAAGCTCTGAGTGAGATCGCCGATAATCTAAATAGAGGTTCTGGTATACTGTTCGATGAAAAGTCGTAA
- the fliD gene encoding flagellar filament capping protein FliD has protein sequence MPTITNAGVGSGLDLESIISATLQAKNQPKLQKFAQRESELNVQLTGIGAIKSVMSKLQETVEDLLSADKFNQRVATTRQPDNADTLGDLVDVKAAETATPGNFDIGVVQIAQGSRAVTDTSNPANTFSSADEVITTSASTLSFAAGGKSFDVAIDANATLEDIRQAINNSDTNFGVSANIVNTGSESLLVIESNETGAGNDLTITNDNAELDRLSTVANGGGAGGLAIAAEDQAQDAIIEVDGIQITNATNTFTDAVQDLTITAKRESVSGEVAKATVDYDKEGVTKKVNDFVKAFNNTIDMLNQQSSSVNSPLFGDATIRSIKDQLIGALSTEVSGAGDFKTMFDAGLELNESMKLDTSNVITSLSEALDNNFADVGKLFTNPGGISETFNNILSTYVETGGVLKDRQDYLNEELDDLTDDRLDHRYQMQQLESSLRDKYASLDTLIASMRSSGDYLMGQLASLPGFTSNKN, from the coding sequence ATGCCGACAATTACCAATGCAGGAGTTGGTTCCGGGCTTGACCTAGAGTCGATCATTTCTGCCACACTACAGGCGAAGAATCAGCCTAAACTGCAAAAGTTTGCCCAGCGCGAGTCTGAGCTAAACGTGCAGTTGACAGGCATTGGTGCCATTAAGTCGGTCATGTCCAAGTTGCAAGAAACGGTTGAGGACTTGCTTAGTGCGGACAAATTCAATCAACGAGTTGCTACTACCAGGCAACCAGATAATGCAGATACTTTAGGTGACTTGGTTGATGTTAAAGCAGCAGAAACCGCGACACCCGGCAACTTTGACATTGGTGTTGTACAGATTGCCCAAGGCAGTCGCGCGGTAACTGACACATCGAATCCGGCCAATACTTTCTCATCTGCTGACGAAGTTATTACTACTTCTGCCAGTACTTTATCGTTTGCCGCAGGAGGCAAGTCATTCGATGTTGCCATCGATGCCAACGCCACTTTGGAAGACATAAGACAAGCGATAAATAACTCCGATACCAATTTCGGTGTGTCTGCCAATATTGTAAATACTGGTTCTGAAAGCTTGTTGGTGATCGAGTCTAACGAAACCGGTGCGGGTAATGATTTAACTATCACTAACGACAATGCTGAGCTTGACAGACTTTCTACGGTTGCAAACGGCGGGGGTGCAGGGGGCCTAGCAATTGCCGCCGAAGATCAAGCTCAGGATGCCATTATCGAAGTAGATGGTATCCAGATTACAAATGCCACCAATACCTTTACAGATGCGGTCCAGGACTTAACGATTACCGCTAAACGGGAAAGTGTATCTGGTGAAGTGGCCAAAGCGACAGTTGATTACGATAAAGAGGGTGTAACCAAGAAAGTGAACGACTTTGTTAAGGCGTTCAACAACACCATAGATATGCTCAACCAGCAATCATCTTCTGTAAATTCACCGCTTTTTGGTGATGCAACTATTCGCTCAATCAAAGACCAATTGATTGGCGCATTGTCAACAGAGGTGTCTGGTGCCGGTGATTTTAAAACAATGTTTGATGCAGGTCTCGAGCTGAATGAAAGCATGAAGCTGGATACATCCAATGTCATTACTAGCTTAAGCGAAGCTTTAGACAATAACTTTGCGGATGTTGGTAAATTGTTTACTAATCCTGGTGGTATATCAGAGACCTTTAATAATATTTTGTCTACTTATGTTGAGACAGGTGGGGTTCTCAAAGACAGACAAGATTACCTGAATGAAGAACTGGATGATCTCACTGACGATAGACTCGACCATCGGTATCAAATGCAGCAGTTAGAATCCAGCCTTAGAGACAAGTACGCCTCTTTGGATACGTTGATTGCGAGTATGCGCAGTTCCGGTGACTATCTTATGGGACAACTGGCCTCTCTTCCGGGCTTTACATCCAATAAGAATTAG
- the fliS gene encoding flagellar export chaperone FliS produces the protein MNTKVKHYQKEALKTRLAGADPYEITQMLMNGALESMKIAKINIEQKDLENKSRFLSKATSIIDSLRLSLNMEVGGEMSENLASLYAYMSERLLDASVNNDTAAIDEVIELFSGIKDAWDQIPKESREQAFQQMEQRAVASGG, from the coding sequence ATGAATACGAAGGTTAAGCACTATCAGAAAGAGGCATTAAAAACACGGCTCGCCGGTGCAGATCCTTATGAGATTACTCAAATGCTAATGAATGGTGCTCTTGAGTCTATGAAGATTGCCAAGATTAATATTGAGCAGAAGGATCTCGAGAATAAGAGCCGGTTCTTGTCGAAAGCCACGAGCATCATAGACTCTTTGCGTTTAAGTCTTAACATGGAGGTGGGCGGAGAAATGTCAGAGAATTTGGCTTCTCTGTACGCCTATATGTCAGAGCGTTTATTGGATGCATCCGTCAATAATGACACTGCAGCTATTGATGAAGTAATCGAGCTTTTCTCAGGAATTAAAGACGCCTGGGATCAGATTCCGAAAGAAAGCCGTGAGCAAGCGTTCCAACAGATGGAGCAACGGGCAGTGGCGTCCGGTGGTTGA